Within the Microcebus murinus isolate Inina chromosome 16, M.murinus_Inina_mat1.0, whole genome shotgun sequence genome, the region CAGACTCCATCCTCCACCCCTATCTCCGAGGGCGCGGCCTGATGCAGCCATCCCTCTTGCCCTCGGTTCGCTGGCCCAGCCCGGGTTGCAGACATGCAGACCGGAACTGAGGCCCCAAGAGGGGCAGGGTCACAGAGCCCGCCAGGCCCAGGAAGGGGCACGTGTGTGctgccggggggcggggggggcagcTGGCCCCATGAACCTTCATGGGCACCCCCAGCCCTCGCCATCATGCTGCCTGCCCCTGTCCCGGGCTCACCGAGTCGGGCTCCTTGGCCAGGTCCTCTTCATGCAGGGGTTCCAGCCGGGGGGCCTGTGAAGGGCACAGAGTGTGGGCCgggcccccagcctgggcctgaCTTGGGCAGATGCCGGGAGGGTCCGCCCCCTCGGGGCACTGGCCACATGCCACTCACCTTGCACTCGAGCTGGTCGATGAGCTCCTGCAGACGGTTGACCTGGAGCCGCCACTGCATCTCGGCCTCCGAGCTCCGCCCTGGGGGCCCGTGGGGGGTCAGGCATGGGCCCCTTAGGCTGGGAGCTTCTCAGGATGAACTGAGGGTGGGGGAGCAGATGCTAGGGGAATGGGGGATGTGGCGCCCACCCCGGACCTCCTTggccagcctccctccctgtcACAGGCGCACCTATGTCAGAGGAGCCAGGAGACCAGCTGGGTGACCGACCGATGCTCTTCAGggccctgcgccctgcccgccggcCTCCCCGGGGCTTGCCCTGCGCTTCCACACTCTCTTCATCTGACCTAAGGGAAGTGGAGGGTCAGCCACTGCCCCCAGACCCAGAGGACCAAGAACCGGAGCCCCAGGACAGGACTAGGCCTGCGTGGGGCAAGACAGGCCTCCTGGGACCTTGAGGCCTAGCTCCAAGGGCAGCCACCTCTCCTCAGCCCCTCACGGCCTCCCTGCCCCAGAACGCAGGCTCCTGGACGCTGCGGAGTGTgaagaggctgagggaggtgagACGGGGACAATGAGCACTTGTGAACCGTGCCTGGCGTACCTCGAGCCACGGGCCTGGGCCTCCAGGGTATCTGACGCCCCCTCCAGCGAGCTCTGCAGGGCCTGTAGCTGGCTCGCCGTCTCCCGCAGCAGGAAGCGAGTCACGAACTGGTCCACCTTGGAGGCCTGCTCATACTCCTGAGGGCCGAGGGGGACGGTCACCACTGCCAGTATTCCCGGCCTGCACGTTTACTTCTGAGTGGGGAGTGCCTCCCAGGTCCCCTACCTCCTGCCCGCCAGAGCATCAGCGGTagtgcccagggcaggggcatGCAGCCCTGGCGGGGGCAGGACAATGCCAAGGCCAGCGGGCAAAGAGGGCCTGGACCCTCCTCATGTGGGCGTGGCCTCCCTTCCTGGGGGTGTGAGACCAACTCACAGGGAGGCGGCTGCCAGCTGGCACCCTGGCTTTGTGGAACTCATGGCCCCTTCCCCGTCAGGGCTGCCACCTGCAGCATCACCATGGCTGGGAGGTCCTAGGGACAGCTAGGCTGGTGAAGGCTGGTCACAGGCTCTCCAGGGCCCAACTTTGACACAGGAGGCAAAACCCACATCCACACGTGCATTCATTCGTTCGTTTGTCCATGTGACAAACGTTTACTGAGCCCTTTTCACTAGGAGCTGCAGACACAAGACAACCGAGTCGCTGTCCTCACTCACTGTCCCCAGTATTGACCCCCACCCACATCACCAGCCTCCCGCAGCCCCTCCCAAGGtgggcagagaggcaggggcCAGCATGCACCAGGCCCTGCGCCGCCCATCCTGGCATTCTCAGACTCCCCAGCTCCCCGCACCttctggtgcctcagtttcctcatctacagagCAGGAATGATAACACTGAGCTGCTGGGAGGCCCCCAGGAGTTAATTCCTACACAGGATTTAGCCCAGGGCCTGGAACTTAAGTCCCCGATAccaggagaaaatttttgttgtCAAACATAATACTACTAAGGAACATGGCCACTTGTATACCCAACAGTCACGGGTGTCCCAAGAATCGCCTCACCTCCACCACTTCCCCACCACCCAGGTGCCTGACCTCCCTCTACAGGGGGAATCCAGAGGCTCCGTCCATCTCCTGCCCAGGACCTCCTCAGCTCAGCCAGCAGATGGGAAATCCTGGGCCAGGCTTATGAGCTGGGAGACAGGGACAGACAGGAAGCTGGATCCTTTCATTCTCCGAGAGGCCAGGGTTTCTGTCGCCAAGAAATCTTTCCAAAAGATTCCCTTTTTGGCACTTAAGATGATCAgtcagtttctgttgcttgcaaccaaaaAGCCTGATGACAAAAGCACCCATTCTGTGCCAGGCGCTATTCCAAGAATTTCATTTAACCCTCGTAACAATACAGGAACCAAAATTgaacccattttgcagatgacaaaactgaggccgATGACAAAACTGAAGCCGAGAGAAGCTAATAATCTTGGCCAGGATCACACACCAAGTGAGTGGCAGGGCCAGAATTCAAACGGAAGCCACAGAAATTCCTCTCTATTCCCCACTAATCACCTCACATGCATTGCCTCGCTTATAAATCATTAGCCTAGTTTTACAGCTGAGAAACCAAGGCCAGGAGAAGTCACAGAGTGAATGGAGCCCAGATTCACCTGTGCATTCTGGGAAGAGAAGCCCGGACCCTGGAACTGGTGACCTCAACTTATGAGGTCACAATGTGGCCTCCCAGAACAGGGCGGGGCCAGGGCCCAGAGGACAAGGCAGAGGCAGTATATAGGCTGTAGCCCCCAGTGGTGATCAGCCCTGCCATGGGAAACAACAGTTCCCAGAAAAGGACGAAAGCACCCAAACAGGCCTGCAAGGAGAGGCCACCAGACGTGGACAAGGCCCGGTGGAAACAGTTCTTCAGCCACTTCAAGAGGAAGAAGCAGAGTGTGAGTGTAGGGGTGGGGCGAGGTGGTGAGGCAGGCAGGGGTCAGGGGACCCTGGACAGGCTGGCAGGAAGGGATGCTAGGAGGCCTTGTGGGCGGAAGTCCTGGGGGTAAGAGAAGGGTCAGAAAATCCCTCGCAAAGATGCGGGTCCCAGGAGCCTAGACGGGTATGGATGGGGTCCTAGAAGGCCAGAGGGTAGGGCAGGGTTCCAGAAACCAAGGGCAGGTGAGACCGGGGAGCCCAGAGGGGTGGACGCGAGAGGGAGTCTCCCACGCCCGGACAAGCAGGCGGAGGTGCCGGCGTGGGCAGTCCGCCCTGGTTGCTACTACTGGGGCTGTGGCACGGGACGCCCCTTCCGCGCTGTcttcagcccccagccccagcttgcGACACCCTCCCCCTTCCAACGGGCGGGGCGGGCCCAGGCGTCACGGCCGGGAGGGCAGGCGGGATCCCGTAGACGTGGACGGAGCCGGGTCTCAGGAAGTCGGCCTGGGGTGGGCGAGGGTTTCCAGAGGAGGGGCGGTGGTCCCCGGCGTGCAGCAGGGAAGGGCGCGCGTCTCCCCACCGGCCCGGGGTGACGGGAGCCCGGGCTCGTAGAGGGGCCGTCCTGGGAGACAGGAGCCGAGCGGGTGAGCTCTCTCCCCTCACGCCCTTGCCCGTCCCCAGACCAAGATCGTGCTGCTTTTCCCCCTGGACAAGTGGCAGCAGCAGCCGGAGGCTGGGCGGCCGGCTGAGGACGCGCCGGGCGCCGCGGGGGTGTCGCCCGAGGCGCCCATGCTGCGAGGAGCGGGCGACGGCGCGGAGCGGCGCGAGGGCGCGCGCGCGCCCGAGATGAAGAAGATCCtggtcctgctgctgctgctgctggacgCGCGGCTGCAGGAGGACgggcgccgccgcccccgcccgcggcCCTGAGCGCcggccgcgcccccgcccccgccccgggaCCCGGCCCAATAAAGAGCGCATAGTAACCCGGCGCCTGCTAGCTCTGTCGGAGCCCTGGGGCGAGGGGGCCGGGTGCGCCCGCAAAGCCGAGGCCCGTCCGTCGTGCCGAGGGTCGGAACCAGAGCCCATCCCTGACCTGGGCAGGGGACACCCTGCTACAGTGGCGCAGGCTGCTCCCCTTCCTCCACCATTCCAGACCCAGAGCAGATCCCGCCAGGCCCAAGGGCCCAGGCTTGGCCGCGCTAGGAGGAGGGACCTGCTTCCATTAAAGGCCTAACACCTTCAAGAGTCCCCAGTATTCAGAAATCCCTCCTAGGTAGAGGGAGTGTCGCGGACAGACAGGCAGAATCCTGGAACAGCCAGGATGCCACAGTCAGCGGGGGTGTGGCCTTAGACCCGGGTTCTGCCTGTGGAAGCACCTGGGAGAGGCGGGAATCCTGGGCCTCTGGTCCCTCACTCTTGCCCCACTGTGTTTGGTAATCCCCAAGCACTCGCGCCCCCCCCCTCAGTCTTCCCCAGGTAACCTCTGTCAAATTCAGCCCTCGTCTCTCAAACTACCTAGTCCCATCCCCTTCCCCACATTGCAGCCAAAGTCATCTTCCAAACCACTGGTTGTGCTGGGCAGCTGAGGCCAGACCCCTGGATGCCAAAATCACCGCCCCTGGCCCTGTCCAGGAAAGAGGGTGGGTCCCGGGGGTTTTCATGGTGGGGAGGAAGCTTCTGAGGACTACGGTCACAATGCTTCCAAGCCATACTGCCATTTACGGTCTCCAGTGTGAGGCTCACTTCCTAAATCACTCACATGAGGTCAAGCACTCTCTGTGGGCAGAACCCAGTTGCTTCTCATGCTCCTGGGTCCCAAATCCAGTTCCACACCCTAATGCCACGCCAGCCCTGCCAAACCTGCAGACTGCCTTCCTGCCACACACTGGTGACCAACTTCCGAATGCCCCTTTTGGGGGCAGATACAGTAGGGGTGAAGGTCCCAGATCACTAGAGCCACCAGCCAGCTTCTTTTGCTGaagatgcactttttttttttttgagacagagttctgCTGTATCACCCcaatgggaggattgctcgaggtcaggagtttgaaaccagtctgagcaagagggagaccctgtctctactaaaaatagaaagaaattaattggccaactaaaaatatatagaaaaaaaattagccaggcatggtggtgcatgcctgtaatcccagctactcgggaggc harbors:
- the C16H20orf144 gene encoding uncharacterized protein C20orf144 homolog, with translation MGNNSSQKRTKAPKQACKERPPDVDKARWKQFFSHFKRKKQSTKIVLLFPLDKWQQQPEAGRPAEDAPGAAGVSPEAPMLRGAGDGAERREGARAPEMKKILVLLLLLLDARLQEDGRRRPRPRP